The DNA segment TATTTAACGCCTCTATGCCTGCGTGCATGTGGATGCACAGGTGTGTATGAAAAATACAGGCTGGAAACACACGGGGCTCTGCAGGCACCACGttattgtgatttattttttttttaaccattgtgATTTTGCGTGCTTATGGCTAAATCTCTGCAACACGCTGTTTTTCAGGGGTTTGGCGGCAGATGAAGCAGAAAGGCTATTTAAGAAGGAGCTGATAAGCTGTTAGAAAGACAAtgcttaccctttttttttttttaaatttgacacTGTATAGCtccttctgaaaaatattagtactagtaggaagaaagaaaaccccaccgTTATTCTCCAAAGTGAAGATCTGACTCAGGTATGGCTTTTATGCTCAAAcacagaggcagggctgctgcttcCAGCTTGTGCTGCCAGCTCTTTGCAGGGCTATGGAGTGACTTGTTTTAAGGCAGGACCCCACGTGAACCGGCTGTAGGGAAAGCTGGGTCAGGATGGGCAGGTAAAAGAAGAGAGAGGGCCCTTGAGCCCTTCGTTGTTGTCAAATATAGTTGATTTTCCTTGATTCTCTGGCAGCAAGTAACTACCTGGAGATTCCGCtgggggttttgttgctgttttcaaaTGTGTAAGCAAAGTTTGGTTTCAAACTCCACCTCTCAATAGAAACACAGACTGTGAGACCCAAGTGCACCCCACAGGTTTCAAAATCAGATGCAAGCAGGCAGGAATCCAAAACATGcgtccctttcctttcctttttttttttttttttaagatgaccTATTTGCTTCAAGGCCAATCTTATCATAATTAATTTCAGTGACGAGAGAACGGGCCACCTCTTTTTGAATGTCTGATGCTGGCAATACCAGCTCTGGTACACCTGACGGTAAAGTGAGCTGCAAGTTCTGCTACCCCAGAAAATAacgaaaaaaaagggggggagaggggtggtGCAGCACATTTGTCACATGCCATGTGCCTCCTCAGCCTGCTCACCTACCTGACAGCCTCACTGCCAAGCTCTTAGTGGCAACTACAAGGCACGGCTCCGGCTAGCGGTGACCACTGTACCTCGGTCCCCCCAGGGCTCCGTCACGTTACAGCAATCCCAGGCTGTCCTTcaggggagagaagagcaggacGGGGAGAGGATTCTTGGAATGAGCACTGGTGTTGCTGGGAAAGTcgctttttgttcattttaaaggaTTTGCTAAGTATTCTGTCATTCGAGATCCACATTAACCGGAGGTGATTCAGCAGAGGCGGTGtcatggtttgaggaacccacaacaatttatggtcgtttagacaattatccTCTCAcatgatgacccctccccacccaggaaggggaatcgggaaaaacaaggaagcctgagggttgaaatataaacagagttaataaaataagattaaataattaacattaatgatactaaagaaccaatactGATCCTGATACAAAATATacaggattatactcagcccattctgtCATAGGAAGCCGTACGCTCCCAGCAGGGGACCGCAGCCATCAatggagagagagaacttctcagcaaatttttttaatttgtatttcatggtatgaaataatcctgttggccagcttgggtcaagtgcctgggtctcgctccttcTCATtcctgcacctggcgagctcaagaacactgagaccttgaaacccacacaccACAGCTGGctgtgaagtaaatattttcaggaattcagacactagagtcttctaaaagcgTAGTTTTTCCAAGTATTAGATGAGAAATTACTCCCGTGTCGCTCAAACCATGACAGGAGCAGGATTACGCCCCTCAGCAAGCATCCCTGGCTGGCCAGCAGCTTTACACGCCCGCCTTTGGGCCCTGGAAATATCCTCCTGAGCCACAAGGAGCTGCCCTCAGCAAGTGCTTCAGTAGGCGTCAGCCCAGCACAGGGCCCAGTGAGTCCCAGGACGTCACTGGGATGGCCAGCCAGATAAATGAGAGGCCTCCTTCGGGCGTCCAGAGGCAACGGaggcaaaaaaatccaaccctcaAACTCAAGACATCCTTTTTCTTCTGAGTCCTAGAATAACGTCAATTTCTGATGTTATCTATGACTTTAAATTTAAGGTTACATGTCACATTTCTGTTGATTTGCATACAAAAGCAGACTgccatttaaaaagtaacattacCCTTACTTTAAAATGACACGTGGCTCTGGTTTTTATCTGGGAATCAAGATGTTACAAACCATCAATAGCCTTGAAAGCCGGACTctggaaaaaaccacaacaaaagaCCATTAGAATTATATATTCTGGTGGAAGCGAAAATGTTCACTGGGAGGGGACAAGGCCTGTGACTTACAAAGAATTTCTAAAAGCTGATGATGAGTCAGGGACAATGTCAGTGCAGGGTGACAACTTAAAGATGGCAATTGTGCCATGTCCCACAGGAGGAATCGGGTACCAAGAGTCTGTGACCAACTGCAAAATAGAGGAgttgtcccccccctccctcccagtgcATGATCAAATGTCCCAAAGACAAAACCCATCCACTTTTGGTCCAAGAGCGATCAAAGCCATAGGCAAGCTTACACCCACCAGTTCTGTCTTTATGCAAATCGTGTTTGAGGGAAAACCATTACTGATGGCCTTTTTCTGCTGTCCAGTTTTGCCGATTCCAGGTGGGAAAAAGCCCCGGGAGTCACAGATGAAGGTGCTGTAAGTCTTGTATGGACTCCCAAACTACTCCCATCCATCAAAGTCAGAGCTTAACTAATTTTTAGATCATTAAGCCATATTTTGGAGATGGAGTAAGGTTAAAGCAAAAGATACCACTTTCATTAGGGGTCCTCATCTATTCTCACTACATTTGGAAAgctgtcttttaaaattaaaaaggtggAGCTATTTAATCTTTCCAATTCTTTAATGACTCTGTACTTTAGACCCTTTATTGGAGCACACTTTTGTGCTTTGGGGAGATTACAGTATACATAAAAAGCCCGTGTATTTTGATGCTTCTTAGCTATAGCATCATGATGAAGACATAAGACTGAGACATAAAAAATAAGACCAGGAAAAGCCTCATGCGCAGCAAGTATAAGCATGAATACCAGGACACATCAAGTTCATATGTCGGCCTCTTGCCTTCCTAAGTTGAAAGTCGCTTCCTTCCTAAGCAGTTTGATGAAATATCTAGTGTCTACCTGGGACAAGGGCTCACAATGGCATCACGCTGTTCGTGGTCTACCAAGGTCCCTTCTGGTCATTCCTAGGGTCCAAACGCACAAGGTATACACATTCAATAAATGCATACTTTTAAATATTAAGTGGAATTAACAGCCTTTGTGAACAGCAATGGCTACAATCATATTTAAAGATGTAAATCGTCTCTAAAAGGTGCtttacctttttgtttttaatacactATTAAATGTGGTACTAGAAGGGGAGCATAAATAGGACAGTAGTCAAACAATATATATAACACAAACGATTTGAGAGTTCCTTTGAGGGGAAAGGGCTGTGGTATTTACCAAAAAGCCAGCTAAGTTGGAATTGAAGCTTTGCTCTGGGCGTGTGTACACTCACATATATGGAAACCTGCAATAATGTGTTTTGAGATAACAAAGAAGTCCCACCTGCATGTGAAGTTGagagtttttaatttctgaacacGGGATGAGACTAAGAGAAAAGTAATGGAGAGGACTCCTTTAGGGTCTTGACATACATTCAACGGTCAGTTAATTCCTAGTATTATAAGCGTTGTATCACTTCCCATTCTTCTGGAATCTGAAATAAATCCCGAAAGTGCCTCTGAATCATCAGGTGGGTGCTTCAGATGCTTCAAAACAACTCAGAGCCAACGCAAGAAAGCACTGACAGTAGTCCAAGTATTGTGACAGCCTTTCACAAATTGCCACCCACACATACAGAAACTAGAAACTCTTTTTCCTCCCTTAGACTTTTTTTATGGATTTTACCATAAGAAATTATATCATCATTCTTAGTATAATTATTGAAAACAAGTGATAACAAGTTTGTGGCAAAGCCAGTTTATTAGGTTTCTGGGATTGTGTCTTGCCCCCCCCCCTACACATACAAAATAACCCAATTTTGCAATTTGGTAAAGTGAAAATACATATACAAAGTATTCAGTACTTTTGACATCAATTTCGTGGGCAGAACATTACCACTGAAGCATACTGAATCCTGCGTTAATGACCACATTACCTTTATGTCAGAACCATTAAAACATGCTTTGTGCTGAAGACGAAATTACATACTTAAACATTGTTTCCACACAATTTTAATGACATGAGGGCCCTTATTTACAGGTTGTGAATAACTCACATAAAGCTTAACATATCTGTAGATGTCTGATACCAAATTTAACAGTAACATTGTAGCTACGTAATTTCCTTACTTCAACCCCCAACCTGACTGACTTTGGAATTCTTCATtctatttattaaaacaaaacaaaccaaaccaaacatttGCTGACATAGTTATTATACAAATAGTTAAGATGGATCCCTTTGAGAAAAAGGATTAAGGACATGAGTGAAAAACAAATTGTCCAAGAGGACTGTAAACCATATTTATTTACAATAGTATACACATAAATTTAAGATCaatccttttcttaaaaaatcatTAAGGACGCTAGTGTTAAAAAGCTGATTGTTTCTGAAAGGCCTGTAAACCAAATTCTAGTCGTGTAAGGTTGAGAGTGAATACAAAAGTTCCCTTTTACAaatgtttcttaaagaaaaatgacgGTCACAGTTGTAGCAGctttatacaagaaaaaaatattaccttttgtTTAGATTCTTTTTAAACATCTTAATCCTTTTAGACCAAATTGAATGCTCTTTCTAAATCTAGAAAAAGTCCACGCATGTTTCTTTTGTCAGTAAAACTTGCAATACAATTGCATCTTATTAATTGTAATAGTTTAAATAATATCACTTATCTTGTTTCCATAATTTGTTTCTAATGTGATCACTAGGGTGGCAACTTCTGAACGGGCCCTTCCATTTAGTTTCCAGTCAGCATCACACACTACacattgcaaataaaaaaaaaaatctttttacttcAATTCCTTTAAGAACTAAGTCACAAAACACTGTTTGACGTGGCATACGAATGAAGTCATAGATTGCATTCTATGGCTTACATTTCGCTTTATGCCATTGCGTGCAACCTAGCACCATTTTTATTATGAAACTTGACCTTCAGACAGAACTGAAATGAAACGGCTGCAATTACAAGAACACAGAAGATGGTTCTAGAGGAATAATTTCCCTCACCTGACCCAACACATGACTAACTCACATTAGCAATGCCAAGGATGCCCAACATACAGCCGTGACATTACACAAGCAGGTTTTAGCTCAAAAATCTCTAACAGATGATGCACTTGGCAGATTTTCACCATATTTCAAGGTCTAGTTTATTTTGTGTTCAGACGTTTTTTAAGGAAGTCCCACACCCCTAACATTTTGTCCTAAGCACTTCCATCCCTAAAATATGTTATCAAGTTGGTTGTAAAAAGCTTTTTCAAGATATTTCGAAAAGCATTCATTATCACTAAAATCTTCTGAAAACTTTTGCCAACTTCACTcaatcttttattttacttaagtGTTTTTACTTAGCCTGGAACACTCAACTCAAATACAGCATCTTTAGAAATAAATCCTCATTGAAGTTTTAGTAAGGTCAGAGAAGTTATGGACAGTTAAGAGCCCCAAATTTACCCCAAATCCTGTGCTACAGTACTTTCCATAAGAAGGAATGCATAGTTTAGATTTACATGCTaattatgaaaaattaatgaagttttAAGTATCAAATAATTATCTAGAGGTAGGGACAAGTTTGTCAATTCTCTTACCATTGCCATGAAGAAACAGACGAAGTTTACAGTGGGATGACAGGCCAAAAGCTAGCAGTTTGCACCTACACTCACAGCCCAAGCTTTATGCGACAgtcctggtttttgtttttaaaataaaaaggtacttGCTTAGCAATTTGCTAGAAGTCACCAAATATTCCTTCATATACCAAAAACCTCCACACTTGCTGAGCCAAAAATCAAGCTATCTGGCTgccacaaaacactttttctcctaCATTATTGCGATGCAAGTAGCAACCAAAAATGTTAAGTGCTTACTATTTATAACCTTATCACAATTGATGAAAACAATCTCAGGCAGCAAGAGCTCAAGTAGAACCGCTTTGTCAAAACCTCACTTGAAAGTTTACTTTCCCGTATGTTTATAGTGAAACTTCAGTAATTCAGAAAGTACAATTACAAAGTGCAAGAACATGAGATGGGCACATCtacaccagggaaaaaaaaaaaaaaagcaaaccaaaacacattaaAGTGCCAAAGAGACTCGCTATAATTGCTACCAAAACCTAGAACTTTGCCAAGATCACAATTTTGAAGCATTTGCAAACAGGACAAGGTGATAGCTGATTTAACACCAGCAGGTCATGGCAGGTTTTGGTTCAGGCTTTATACGTATTTCATCGCGATCTGGGGGTTGACTAAGCATTAATGGCTTGTGACTTTTAAGCTTGTGAGCCAGTGTCATAAATATGGCCTCCACATGGTCATTGTCATTGGGGTTTTTGGCAGAGGTTTCAAATAATGGCATACTATGACTATCGGCAAACTTCTGGGCCAAGTCCGTAGGTACCTGAATAGCACTTCTCAGGTCGCATTTATTCCCAACAAGAATCCGTGGTATATCATTGGCAAGGAGGTGTTGTTTGCATTCTTCTATCCATGACGGCAGACTGTGAAAACTGGCAATGTTTGTCATATCATACACAAACACAACAGCATGTACATTCCTGTAATAGTGCTGCACCATGCTCTTTCTGAAGCGCTCCTGGCCGGCCGTATCCCATAGCTGGATCTGAAAAGGGAAAGacgatgagaaaaaaaattggtttattGCTCATGTCGGAAAATAATGTAAATCAGCTGTAGCTATGGCAGTCACACCATCACAGAAATCCACTCCTCTGAATTCATCACACTGAAAAGATTATGCtgaagaaaactgttgcttttacACAATTTCAGAAACTTCCGCTTTCAAAGCTGCTCACAGCTGAAGCCAGGAAGAAATGATGATGCAACTTGATCACAAATACTAATTTATGAAAATTTATTGGAGCATGTATTTTGTAAGATTTTTACAAAATCAAATTCTATAGTCTTGGCAATAccacttttatttcaaaaaacaacATGTATTTCACAGCACAAGTCTCAGCTGACATGTTTCTTTTATTGCCATAAATAATGTCACCTTCCTCAAAGTTTTGTTCTCAGCATGAAGTTAACTGCCCAATGTGGTACTATATAAAAGTAGGAAGAAATCAAATCATGCATGAACACCACCACCGCCAACAAAAATAGGACAAAGAAATCTTTCTCTGCAGTGTATCTATTGGAATCAAACCCTCCTATAATGAACCTCTAACTTTAATGCCTAAATTAGGACTACACTGTGTTTTTTAGTATCAAAGcatacctaaaagaaaaaaaaatcaaaaaaaccagCATAATTCTTCTGTTAGCTTAACATGCTACTATTGTTTCCAGGTACGCATCATTCTATCCCAAATAGACTGAACATACTTGTTTGAAGCCTAGTCAGTGTTaacggacaaaaaaaaaacattcagaagaaCTGAAACACTTTCAAATTTCTCGGGttcagattaaaacaaaacaaaacaagccttgAAGCACGAGCAGATATAAGCAACAACTAACAAAAATTAAGCAACAactaataaaaattttaaatgcatcAGTCATCCTGGTATAATGGAAGCTTGGAGTCCTCAGATGCATAGAATACGCTACCGCGTTGTGCATTTATTggacacagaaatattttaacaaacttGCTCTCCAAGAGACATGGGACTGCAATATACAGCAGTGAGACCCAATTCACCCACAATGCTAGAGTCACTGTGCACTGTAAGAAATAAACTAGCGTGTGGCTCTATCGTACGTGCCTTAGTGATGGTGTTAACACTGAAAGGCGCCATTCGATTTCTGGGGCCAAAGCTGATTCCTAGCTTCCTGTCTGTCCTGTACAGCTGATCCCTGACAGCCGAGGCGCTTTGATTAGTACTGCAGCTTTTAACTTTTGAGCAGGAATTGTCAGAAAGAAACGCTTCCTCCCTGGGAATGAAAGAGAGTTTCTTTTCAGATTCAGCAttcaaagaatattaaatgttCTGTAAATGATGAAGGtaaatttaaaattcaatctGTTCCCATGAAAGGTAGAGCCAGCAACTTCCCTTGATGAAATTGTTCTCCCATTACCATAGTTCTGCATTCCTTTGATCCAAAACTTATTTAGAAACTGCAAGTGTCTTGAAAGTTGCCTTGTTTACCATCTTTACCAGTgactttgatattaaaaaaaggaaacccaagTGCCAGGGAAATTCGCTGAAGGCAAGAAGGTAAGATGCATCACTGATAGAGTCTTATAGTATCACATAAcctttttttgaaagacagaacAGTAGAAAGAGGGTGAAACTGAGTAGAAGCAGATGCGAAGTCTGGGTAACAGTGACTAATAATAAAGACTTTTCCGATAACTGCAGGATTCATCAGTTTGGAAGTTATTAAAACGGATGACAATCCAGATACCCAAGTCAATCACAGGACATTACGAATCACTAGCGTgatagtgaaggaaaaaaagagcaagtgaTGTTTCAGGATGGTGTGACTTTTTCTGCAATATTATGTTCAGCCCTGGTCACCCATCCTTGAGAAAAACTCAGATTGGAGCAGGTGGAAATGGCAGTTACTGGTTTGATCATGGGAAATGAGAATTTACACGAGAACATCAGAACAGCTTGGCTTCTGTAGTCTAGTTATCTGCAGGTTCTGATCCACAGACTTATAAAGATCCATGTACTGCTTCTAAAAGGATCCTTAAGATTATTAAGAAAAGCAAGGCAAGTCAGCCTAGCCTCTGATCACAGAAAACAGTAGTCAGTTGCAATCCATCTCATTTTAGAGCAAATTTAGAGCTTTTTGCCAATGGTATTATACTCTAAACAGAATTGAGTGCATCTCCATGGTCTGTTAAGGGAATCTAGACAATCGGATTAAATACAGGCACCTAAATTTGGGTAAGATTCATTCACCTACCCAGTTGAAAGATACTTCTAGTTCTATGCACTTATAAAACATTATAAAGTCAAGAGACTCATGGAAAATTTTCATTAATTCGGAATTTGACAaattaaagagagaagaaagaagcacaGACTGAGGTAATCCTTATGTCTGGACAACATCATGTTAAGGAATCACTATATATCATCTTGGAAAATGCtatatcaaaataatttgaagaggGACCTCATTTTCACAGGCAGCTGTGAGCTTACCCTTCTCTCCCACCTCATTTGGAGAACAGAAATCAGTCATGCTTCATTCAAGCACAGATCTGCCAGCCTTGGGTAGAGAAggggaaattaaattaaagcttAAACTACAGTTCCTCCTAAGTTTTATTTACATGCAACTTTCAAGCTTGAAGGGTATTATCtcaattaaaaatgttaatattcttgGCATGGAATCATTTGCACTGAGAGGCAAATCCTTCCCCAAGATTATAAATTTCACACTttagaagtttgtttttttcctctttccaggtGAACTTGAGGAGACCATTCCATTTCTGGCCCCCCAAAAATATTTGCTCTACTGAAAAACACGTTCACATTAACGGATGTGCATTGATGAATTAACTTTAAGATTACTGTTTCATTATTAGTTCAATACCATCCATCTTCAAGGGAGTACATTTTTTATAATAGCCCTTTAAAATGTGTGATTTGAAAATTTGGTTTAACAGCGTAATTCAGCTAATAAAACTGTGGACAGAATCACTTTGTCACACTCCCTAGGAAGACAAATCATACTTAAATATATCCACTCAGCTATCACCTCCCACCTTCTGACTCCTTTTTGTGTATCCAGAAAGGCTGTTTTCTAAACAAGGACTCCCTTAGCATGCATGGTTTGTAACACCACAGTAAAAACATAACTGGCCTTTAATAGAGATAAAATGGTAAACTACGTCTCCTTTTACAAGATGTGGGAAAAAAAACTTGGAAAGCTCAGAGGTGCAGAACATGATGTTTGGACTTTCTTCTTTGAATTTCATTTGCAGACTTTGCTCTTTCAATGTAGGTCAGTAAGGAGTGACATCATTGTTTTCTTCGATTTTCAGCGCTTAGATCAATTTAGGAAGAAGAGAATTTAGAATGCAAAAAACTAAGTTgttgaaaattttaatttattcatcaCATCTAGGCATCAGTGCTTCATACGAAGCTGTTAGCCTACTGTACAAGCTACAGAGGAATACACTCATCCCTGTGTCTTGGAATTCTACACAATTCCTGTGTGGAAGACCCTCGGCGAGAAGAACCGTGCTTGTGTTCCTGCCAATGACACAGCATTTTTCCAGCTGCGAGGGAAATACTCGGTACTGTAGCAGCACAAGAATGACCATCCAgctggctgggggaagggagaagagagaaacagaaaacactattttataatcttcaatggaagaaaaattccTCTCCTCAGCAAACCCTTTAGGGCACAGCAAGAACAGCAGTAATTCAGTTCATCTGAGCGTCTCTCCTGGCTCAATAGGCATTGCTGGAGGTCACTGCTACAAGCAAGAACAGGAAAGATGAATGAGAGAAGATGGCAAAAACCAAAAATTGGTGCATACTTGATCACACACAGCATCCCCCTAAGAGCTAAAGACCTGGCTGGCCATAACGATGAAGTTTATTCCTTTTAAGGCTGAAACAGAACTTCACAGAAAACAATGTCTCTCAAAAGAGCCTCCTTTCATTCtccacctccctcaacctggaCTGGCATATTCAACAGGTAATACTCTCAAGAACACAGCAAAACAACCTACCACAACATACGTAACAAAATGGCACAATAACTTATGTGAAGCATCTCAAGAACTGTGGATTAGGCTATATTCTTCTTCACTTCCCTCCAACAAAGGCATAATCCAGAGCTGGTGAAAATGTCAGTCAGTAATATGGTAGTGAAAGAAGATATCCCTCAGGAGATTCTCTACTCCGTCATGGACAGCAACAGACCAGGGAGTACAGAATCTCAGCTATCAGCCAAATAAGTGCTATTCAGTGGTTTCAGTAACAAAGACTctgactcatttttctttcttagttaaaagaaatatgtgaggtgaaaaaaacacaaaagaaggaaaacaaatgcatttacaTGCCCTCTGCAATTTCTTTAATCAGAAAGTAAGCAATGAAAAACTACAGCTTTCAGCTACACGACTGtaaactgtaattaaaaagttTGGTGATAATAAACACAAAAGTACAATTCCAAGACTATTGTTACTCCCTTTTTCTACACATTATTAAACTTTGCTCATAGATACAAACTGTAATACAGAAGCAATGTTGTACAGAAGTAGATGTAGTAACCACGTTACTCCTAGTAAACAAACTGCATTTGTAAGCAGCTAGTAGTCTAATCTGGAAATGACCATTAGGATCACCACCACCTTTTATGTATCTACCAGGCAGACTAGGTATATttcacatacttttaaaatttgcattacaGTGCAAAGAAGGCAAAGGAGCAGTTTTTCCTCCGATccattttttcactgaattttgttttgtaggACTAGGCTTTAGCTAAACCTACAATCAAAGTAAAAACCAACGATTAAATGTGAGCTAGGTATCCAACCTGTCACTGTCCAGTTCTGTGCCACATTTGCCTAAACATACAACAATCTTAACAGAATCCTTAAAAAAGAGAATTAGAAGTTGTACCACATTGCTATCACTGATACTGCAGTTCACTCCTGAAAAATGTTCAATTTCTTAATgggacatttttaaagcaaaacagtgGCATCTGCATAGCCTTGGGGACTTGAAGGTTAAGCCAATTAAGTGTGATTCTTGGTAAACACAAGAGAAGCAGAATGTCTGGGAGGCAACAAGCTGCTAAAAGCAGGCACAGCCAACACTAAAATACTGGTAAGTAAGAGATCTACCTAGAAGTccatttttaaggagaaattatTAACACCTGCCAAAAGCTGTGCAAAGGTTTGGCCTGTGGCAGAAACTTTTCATCATCATAGAAACCTACATATTAATTACATTTCCAACAGGAGCAAGGCAGAATTGTTTTAAACAAAGTTGCAGAACTTGCTATAGCTGAGGCCAACGGCTATGCGACGCAACCGCATTGAACTTCTGGGGTACGGAGGTGTGACATGAACCCCACGGTGCAGCACCACAGCTGCCAGCCACACGGCAGCAGGGAAGGCTGGGATGTCCAGTCCTCACGCCAACCCCACAGAGCCCTGCTGGCTGCCCAGGCCTTTGGAGgtaactggaacaggttgcccagaagtggatgccccatccctggaggtgtccaaggccaggctggatggggctttgagcagcctggtctagtgggaggtgtccctgcccatggcaggggggttggaactacatgatctttaaggtcccttccaacccaaaccattctgtggttcagGGGCCGGCAGAGGCTCCCCAGCCTGTCAGCACCCGCTCCGCCTGGTCTCCCCGCTGCTGCCTTACAGCCATGGGCCACCGCGGGCTGCTCCCTCCTGTCAGCAGCTGGGTCGGGGCCCGGCGGCCGGGCAAGGCCCAAAGCGGGGCCAGAACCAAGgccgcggcgggcagcgctcccgAGGCCGGCGGCGTCGCGCGGGGACGGGGAAGGCCCCGCCGGGCCACGGCTGTACCTTGATGCGCTCGCCGTCGATGGTGACGGCGCGCTCGCGGAAGTCCACGCCGATGGTGGCCTCGGTGCGCTGCGGGAAGCGGCCGGCGCAGAAGCGGTAGGTGAGGCACGTCTTCCCCACGTTGGAGTCCCCGATGACGATGATCTTGAAGAtgcgggagcgggcggggggcagcccgcCGGGGGGGAGCGCCCCGCTGCCCGTCAGGCTCAGCTCCAGCGAGGACTCCAggtcggccgccgccgccatcatCGCTGCCGGGCGGACAGCCTCCGGGAGACGGGGGAGACGCAGCCGCCccgctctcctgctcctcccgccCTCCCGCGTCCGTTAACGGCCGCCGCGGGGACTAACGGCCGCCGGCGGCGCGCGCTGCCGGTAGCGCCGCGACACGTCACGggcgcccccggcccggctcccgctggggaaggggcagggcgGGGAGATCTCGCGAGAtctggcggcggggcgggaaggggaaggagggggagcagcGGCCGCTTCCCCGGTCGTGTGGCGGCGGGTCGAGCCCtcaggggatgctgtggggc comes from the Chroicocephalus ridibundus chromosome 5, bChrRid1.1, whole genome shotgun sequence genome and includes:
- the RAB33B gene encoding ras-related protein Rab-33B codes for the protein MMAAAADLESSLELSLTGSGALPPGGLPPARSRIFKIIVIGDSNVGKTCLTYRFCAGRFPQRTEATIGVDFRERAVTIDGERIKIQLWDTAGQERFRKSMVQHYYRNVHAVVFVYDMTNIASFHSLPSWIEECKQHLLANDIPRILVGNKCDLRSAIQVPTDLAQKFADSHSMPLFETSAKNPNDNDHVEAIFMTLAHKLKSHKPLMLSQPPDRDEIRIKPEPKPAMTCWC